Proteins from one Leptonema illini DSM 21528 genomic window:
- a CDS encoding MotA/TolQ/ExbB proton channel family protein, whose product MNSMSLSQLFAAGGIFMWPILIGLIFTVAIGLERALYMLWTYTTPGEPEEQLAESLQPASHQSVLDRLLPNREQRFARDPGVRLARTFLEQAGSSLESRLASLRSLGTLMQERMMKRVDALHTIGSLSPLFGLLGTVAGMMEAFHALAITGGQADIATLADGIWVAMITTAFGLIAAIPAQLLHGFLLSRINERLQRMNRFQDRLLQLYHDGKLS is encoded by the coding sequence ATGAACTCGATGTCTCTTTCGCAGCTCTTTGCTGCCGGCGGAATCTTTATGTGGCCGATTCTCATCGGCCTGATCTTTACGGTGGCCATCGGCCTTGAGCGTGCCCTCTACATGCTGTGGACGTATACGACTCCGGGCGAACCCGAAGAGCAGCTCGCCGAATCGCTTCAGCCCGCTTCTCACCAGAGCGTGCTCGATCGCCTGCTTCCGAACAGAGAACAGCGCTTTGCACGCGATCCCGGTGTGCGCCTTGCCCGTACTTTTTTAGAACAGGCCGGATCGTCGCTTGAAAGTCGCCTCGCCTCGCTTCGCAGCCTGGGTACGCTGATGCAGGAGCGAATGATGAAGCGCGTCGATGCGCTGCATACGATCGGATCGCTCTCGCCGCTCTTCGGACTGCTTGGAACCGTCGCCGGTATGATGGAAGCCTTTCATGCCCTGGCCATCACAGGCGGACAGGCCGATATTGCCACGCTCGCCGACGGCATCTGGGTGGCGATGATCACGACGGCCTTCGGACTCATCGCCGCCATCCCCGCGCAGCTGCTGCATGGATTTCTGCTTTCGCGCATAAACGAACGACTGCAGCGCATGAACCGCTTTCAGGACAGGCTGCTGCAACTCTATCATGACGGTAAACTATCATGA
- a CDS encoding heme oxygenase (biliverdin-producing), whose amino-acid sequence MELAGKLKEHTSVVHRQTENSFFMKCFIRGMLEREEYARLLASLWPLYESLEDAMRRNRTHRIAGKLYFRELERLQNLEEDLQYLMGSRWKEIPVPDASKAYAARLRELMIDHPHRLVAHAYVRYLGDLSGGQILKKIASKTLGLDRQGLRFYHFDGIVDADTFKTSYRARLDSLPVSEEEEKDILEEALLSFEMNGHIFQELEGPVRQRLGPKAAALETAGA is encoded by the coding sequence ATGGAACTGGCAGGAAAGCTCAAAGAACATACGTCTGTCGTTCACCGCCAGACGGAGAACTCGTTCTTTATGAAGTGTTTTATCAGAGGGATGCTGGAGCGCGAAGAATACGCCCGCCTTCTTGCATCTCTATGGCCCCTTTATGAATCGCTCGAAGATGCGATGCGACGCAATCGTACGCATCGCATCGCCGGAAAGCTCTACTTCCGTGAACTCGAACGATTGCAGAACCTTGAAGAGGATCTTCAGTATCTGATGGGATCGCGCTGGAAAGAGATTCCCGTTCCCGACGCCTCTAAGGCCTACGCGGCACGGTTGCGTGAGCTCATGATAGATCATCCGCATCGCCTTGTCGCGCACGCCTATGTGCGGTATCTGGGCGATCTTTCAGGCGGACAGATACTCAAGAAGATCGCTTCGAAAACGCTCGGGCTCGATCGTCAGGGGCTTCGCTTCTATCATTTCGATGGGATCGTCGATGCCGACACATTCAAGACGAGCTATCGCGCAAGGCTGGATTCGCTTCCCGTCTCTGAAGAAGAGGAGAAGGATATCCTTGAAGAGGCCCTTCTGTCTTTTGAGATGAACGGACACATCTTTCAGGAACTGGAAGGCCCCGTGCGGCAGCGCCTGGGACCGAAGGCGGCGGCACTCGAAACGGCAGGCGCATGA
- a CDS encoding TonB-dependent receptor plug domain-containing protein has product MKKPLNITNIRALLLLAAFSTGINVLLTPLFSPLLAEDENRAEIVVTGDRREKPVEDTVTRTEVISRQQIEAQGSRNLAEILRSRNGIEIKPAIRGQEVRLQGLSPEYVLILVDGDRVTGRLDGAIDLTRFKAEEIERVEIIKGPSSALYGADALGGVINIITRDPKEPARLSTELQYGSGRALHYGSGNETHASATTGVKGERISTLWTTGWHRSDGYDLDPETNDLKLIRSLVGHIPGLRNEDLPVTEGTTGSSYQDLNVSNRTKVKITDAWDITGRASYHYLNQEKVDYSPPRTILDRSNETHDVMAGLRTDYRFGTYNRLSIAYSHARFLDTLTQDQRASDELDSEEVQDDRVQEARAQLDIAMGSRHMLSVGVEGLWEEYKSPRISEGGYGYRQRASVFAQDEYKPFDDYFYIVPGLRYESDSQFGSQTTPKLSMRWDPSSDVKLRFGVGRGYRAPSFKDLYFAFQNPGVGYQVVGNENLKPEHSVGYNGGIEYEPKKWLWIGLDGYYNSITNLIDFRRTADRKNDLTTYQTVNVSKAYTRGAEFLVEIRPFEKLRFAVGYTLTDTLDRLQDIPLEGRSLHRGIYRISYGGKTGLGISLQGSVNGKQAFYYEKESLATLQGGRLVVDRNVILRAAEQNRDFKLIDLDPDTPDYGYEMKNANHILDLRLSYKFLENYEAFVGVDNMLDHYDAQLDPIRPRFFYFGVRTNYSAPVPTADRRIESISTEEKKPTER; this is encoded by the coding sequence ATGAAGAAGCCTCTCAATATTACGAACATCCGAGCCTTACTGCTGCTCGCTGCTTTTAGCACGGGAATAAACGTTCTTCTTACGCCTCTTTTTTCGCCTCTTCTTGCAGAAGACGAGAACCGCGCAGAGATCGTCGTGACCGGCGATCGACGCGAAAAGCCCGTCGAAGATACGGTCACCCGAACTGAGGTGATCAGCCGGCAGCAGATCGAAGCACAGGGATCGCGTAACCTGGCCGAGATCCTGCGTTCGCGAAACGGCATCGAGATCAAGCCGGCCATCCGCGGGCAGGAAGTGCGGCTTCAGGGACTCTCGCCTGAATACGTCTTGATCCTTGTCGACGGGGACCGCGTCACCGGACGTCTTGACGGAGCCATCGACCTCACACGCTTCAAAGCCGAAGAGATCGAGCGAGTGGAGATCATCAAAGGACCGTCTTCTGCTCTATACGGCGCCGATGCGCTCGGTGGCGTGATCAACATCATCACGCGCGACCCGAAAGAGCCCGCACGTTTGAGCACAGAGCTACAGTATGGTTCGGGGCGAGCTTTACACTACGGTAGCGGCAATGAGACGCATGCATCGGCGACGACGGGCGTCAAAGGCGAGCGGATCAGCACACTGTGGACGACGGGATGGCATCGATCGGACGGCTATGATCTTGATCCCGAAACGAACGACCTGAAATTGATACGCTCTCTTGTCGGGCACATCCCCGGACTGCGCAACGAAGATCTGCCGGTAACCGAGGGCACGACGGGATCGTCCTATCAGGATCTGAACGTCTCGAACCGAACAAAAGTAAAGATCACCGATGCATGGGATATTACCGGACGGGCCTCGTACCATTACCTCAATCAGGAAAAGGTGGACTACAGCCCTCCGCGCACCATCCTCGATCGCAGTAATGAAACACACGACGTGATGGCCGGTCTGCGTACGGACTATCGGTTCGGTACGTATAACCGACTCTCCATCGCCTACTCTCATGCGCGATTTCTGGATACACTAACGCAGGATCAGCGCGCCTCGGACGAGCTGGATTCTGAAGAGGTCCAGGACGATCGCGTGCAGGAGGCGCGGGCGCAGCTTGATATCGCCATGGGTTCACGCCACATGCTTTCCGTAGGAGTGGAAGGCCTCTGGGAAGAATACAAATCGCCGCGCATCAGTGAAGGCGGATATGGCTACAGACAGCGGGCCTCGGTATTCGCACAGGACGAGTATAAGCCCTTTGACGATTATTTCTATATTGTGCCGGGCTTGCGCTATGAATCCGACTCGCAATTCGGATCGCAGACGACTCCGAAGCTGTCGATGCGCTGGGATCCTTCATCGGACGTCAAGCTGCGTTTTGGCGTTGGGCGCGGCTACAGAGCTCCGTCGTTCAAGGATCTCTATTTTGCCTTCCAGAATCCCGGCGTCGGATATCAGGTTGTCGGCAACGAAAACCTGAAGCCGGAGCATTCCGTCGGCTACAACGGCGGCATCGAATATGAGCCGAAGAAGTGGCTGTGGATCGGTCTGGACGGTTACTATAACTCCATCACGAATCTGATCGACTTTCGCCGCACTGCCGATCGCAAGAACGATCTGACGACCTATCAAACGGTGAACGTCAGTAAGGCCTACACGCGAGGGGCGGAGTTTCTCGTTGAGATACGTCCCTTTGAAAAGCTGAGGTTTGCCGTGGGTTATACGCTGACCGATACGCTGGATCGTCTTCAGGATATTCCTCTGGAAGGGAGATCCTTGCATCGCGGCATCTATCGTATCTCTTATGGCGGAAAAACAGGTCTCGGCATATCGCTACAGGGCTCTGTGAACGGCAAACAGGCCTTCTACTATGAGAAAGAATCTCTGGCGACGCTTCAGGGTGGCCGCCTTGTCGTGGACCGAAACGTAATTCTTCGCGCCGCAGAGCAGAATCGGGACTTCAAGCTCATTGATCTCGATCCCGATACGCCCGATTACGGCTACGAGATGAAAAACGCCAACCATATCCTGGATCTGCGGCTCTCTTACAAGTTCCTCGAAAACTACGAGGCCTTTGTGGGTGTGGACAACATGCTCGATCATTACGATGCGCAGCTTGATCCGATAAGGCCACGATTCTTTTACTTCGGCGTCCGTACTAACTATTCGGCGCCGGTGCCCACGGCTGACAGAAGAATCGAATCGATATCCACCGAGGAAAAGAAGCCGACTGAGCGATGA
- a CDS encoding transposase: MREKLATPDGKKTYARRFPSVEGVFGVMKSARNGWQFLRRTRERVQVEWSERCIAHNLARMIGFVRVNPIAADNI; this comes from the coding sequence ATGAGAGAGAAGCTGGCAACTCCAGATGGGAAGAAAACCTATGCTCGCCGATTTCCATCTGTCGAGGGCGTCTTTGGTGTGATGAAAAGTGCTCGTAATGGCTGGCAGTTCTTGCGGCGAACAAGAGAAAGGGTTCAAGTTGAATGGTCTGAGCGGTGCATTGCCCATAACCTTGCCCGAATGATCGGGTTTGTCCGGGTAAATCCGATTGCGGCTGACAATATCTGA
- a CDS encoding MFS transporter encodes MNTVVLTDRQSDGWRIALPVVLIFFVMAANTAIVPVLKESVKDRIDEKALGWFLSLSYLGSFLCAPLAGWLSDRSGHRKTWIVATAALSALSYLWMSFFPDPYIFFAVRFFEGAVGAFVLSLLMASVGDLEVELGRPYLMGLAGMTLALGGGLGMPLGAAGKADPAVPFMISAGFMALVAVGALALRDAGRLVESSHTTVADFFKLLRLEWLLFIPLLFVFIDRFTAGFVTASLNLHLRETLHLGPGQTGSMLGLVFWPMGLLSFPVALLMKRTGVLLPVLLGSFVYGLALLLLGWTDNVVLLIALLALAGLGAALMFVPTLTLASRLAPESYRGTAIGAYMGIGSLGFLLGPLASVYLKSMLADYFEGMTLFAVLSGIFGSLEILVVLVVLPLYGWIGRRLRQSEGKDDSGFYRR; translated from the coding sequence ATGAATACGGTGGTTCTCACGGATCGGCAAAGCGACGGATGGCGTATCGCTCTGCCGGTCGTGCTTATCTTCTTTGTAATGGCCGCGAACACGGCCATCGTTCCCGTTCTGAAAGAGAGCGTGAAGGATCGCATTGATGAGAAGGCCCTGGGATGGTTTCTCAGTCTGTCGTATCTCGGCTCGTTTCTCTGCGCTCCGCTGGCGGGATGGTTATCCGACCGCAGCGGACACAGGAAGACGTGGATCGTGGCGACAGCCGCCCTTTCGGCTCTTTCGTATCTGTGGATGTCGTTTTTTCCCGATCCTTACATCTTCTTTGCCGTGCGCTTTTTCGAAGGGGCGGTCGGCGCCTTTGTTCTCTCGCTTCTCATGGCCTCCGTCGGCGATCTTGAGGTAGAACTCGGTCGTCCGTATCTGATGGGGCTTGCCGGTATGACGCTGGCGCTGGGTGGCGGTCTGGGCATGCCTCTTGGAGCGGCCGGCAAGGCTGATCCGGCTGTGCCGTTTATGATTTCAGCGGGCTTCATGGCTCTTGTCGCCGTCGGCGCGCTTGCTTTGCGAGATGCGGGACGTTTAGTCGAAAGCTCACATACGACCGTCGCCGATTTCTTCAAGCTTCTTCGCCTCGAATGGCTTCTGTTTATACCGCTTCTTTTTGTCTTTATCGATCGCTTTACGGCCGGATTTGTGACGGCTTCGTTGAATCTTCATCTGCGCGAAACGCTGCATCTCGGTCCTGGACAGACGGGCAGTATGCTTGGCCTTGTATTCTGGCCGATGGGCCTGCTCTCGTTTCCTGTGGCGCTGCTCATGAAGCGCACCGGCGTGCTTTTGCCCGTGCTTCTCGGATCATTCGTTTACGGCCTGGCCCTGCTGCTTCTTGGCTGGACGGATAACGTTGTTTTGCTGATCGCTCTTCTGGCCCTGGCAGGTCTCGGTGCGGCGTTGATGTTTGTGCCGACGCTTACGCTTGCTTCAAGGCTCGCGCCCGAGTCCTATCGTGGAACGGCCATCGGAGCCTACATGGGCATCGGCTCGCTGGGCTTTCTGCTCGGTCCGCTTGCGTCGGTATATTTAAAGTCCATGCTTGCCGATTATTTCGAGGGCATGACGCTCTTTGCCGTTCTATCTGGTATCTTCGGTTCGCTTGAGATACTGGTCGTGCTTGTGGTGCTGCCGCTGTACGGCTGGATCGGGCGACGGCTGCGCCAGAGCGAGGGAAAAGACGATTCAGGATTTTATCGACGATAG
- a CDS encoding transposase — translation MARYKQPDSDQSQIVILNFSELFPEDHPISRLLETVRRLDLSRFDASYRNDSKQGGRPAMPPDRVLAIIIYSLLYGNLSMRALERDLGQRADLMYLSGGMEMDHSTLGKFRLRHAAAIQELFTQTVFLGIESGFIDLDTVSIDSTKIKASANRRDIGTREELERRYEHLESVCKKRYDEWEASQNDAEQELLAKKIQQLEIQKEKLSLGLEFLKSRPDRKRVHLTDPDADWHKDGSNSFIVGYSTQNAVDFQSGMIVYQEIVTGQSDSTFTSSLVNRVEGVKAEFLPKKTDEIKYVLDCGYASENILKELTGHDLYMPDRELAHKKTGGKIKPEERNEAAAEPPLIESSHALLQFHYDRDNDCLQCPAGEILTFQRERNLQGVLYRHYRRYGCSRGSMKEQCIGPEGKRKELWIQTKHIPDLQVRSLPPIMEAKKRNGDAVYFQSPYPSHEREAGNSRWEENLCSPISICRGRLWCDEKCS, via the coding sequence ATGGCACGCTACAAACAGCCTGACTCTGATCAGAGCCAGATCGTTATCTTGAATTTCTCGGAGTTGTTTCCGGAGGATCATCCCATCTCCCGCCTGCTTGAGACGGTCCGGCGGCTAGATCTCAGCCGCTTTGATGCGAGTTACAGGAATGATTCGAAGCAGGGAGGTCGCCCGGCCATGCCGCCCGACCGAGTTCTGGCTATCATCATCTATTCATTGTTGTATGGAAACCTTTCCATGCGAGCCCTTGAGCGAGATCTCGGACAGCGTGCAGATTTGATGTATCTGTCCGGTGGGATGGAGATGGATCATTCAACCCTCGGAAAGTTCCGGCTGAGGCATGCGGCAGCAATTCAGGAATTGTTCACGCAGACAGTGTTCCTCGGTATCGAATCGGGATTCATCGATCTGGATACCGTCAGCATTGACAGCACAAAGATCAAGGCCAGTGCAAACAGACGGGATATAGGCACTCGCGAGGAACTTGAAAGGCGTTACGAGCATCTTGAATCTGTCTGTAAGAAACGCTACGATGAATGGGAGGCATCACAGAACGATGCAGAACAGGAATTACTGGCAAAGAAAATCCAACAACTGGAGATCCAGAAAGAGAAGCTGTCTCTGGGGCTGGAGTTCTTGAAATCCAGACCTGACCGAAAGCGAGTTCATCTTACAGATCCAGATGCAGACTGGCACAAAGACGGATCCAACAGCTTCATCGTGGGTTATTCGACCCAGAATGCAGTGGATTTCCAGAGTGGCATGATTGTTTATCAGGAAATTGTTACGGGACAGAGCGACAGTACATTCACCAGTTCGCTTGTGAACAGAGTTGAGGGCGTAAAGGCGGAGTTCCTTCCCAAAAAAACAGACGAAATCAAATACGTTCTCGATTGTGGATATGCGAGCGAGAATATTCTCAAAGAGCTTACAGGGCATGACCTCTATATGCCAGACCGGGAACTGGCACACAAGAAGACCGGCGGTAAGATCAAGCCGGAGGAAAGAAATGAGGCTGCCGCTGAACCGCCTCTGATTGAGAGCAGCCATGCCTTGTTGCAATTCCACTACGACCGAGACAACGATTGCCTTCAGTGTCCGGCCGGCGAAATCCTCACCTTCCAGCGCGAGAGAAATCTACAGGGAGTCCTCTACCGGCACTATCGACGTTATGGCTGTTCCCGGGGCTCTATGAAAGAGCAATGTATTGGCCCGGAAGGCAAGCGCAAAGAGCTCTGGATTCAGACCAAACATATTCCCGATTTACAAGTCCGTAGTTTACCTCCCATCATGGAAGCAAAAAAAAGAAACGGGGATGCGGTCTATTTCCAATCCCCTTACCCTTCTCATGAGAGAGAAGCTGGCAACTCCAGATGGGAAGAAAACCTATGCTCGCCGATTTCCATCTGTCGAGGGCGTCTTTGGTGTGATGAAAAGTGCTCGTAA
- a CDS encoding energy transducer TonB: MSHRAYARKDDSIEKGRTFLPALIVASAPIFALGLVAATPDSRAKEVRYENISVHFATNDSKKTTDSLQTTEKKGTAPEAGSSSEGARHVYLSDVIRRIEAAKRYPRREQAAGIEDRVTVKLRIQADGSVKECSLTGTSSYDGFNSEALASIRRAGPFPPFPPEFKESETVLYVTLDFRMH; this comes from the coding sequence ATGAGCCATAGAGCGTACGCCCGCAAGGACGACTCTATTGAAAAAGGTCGTACCTTTCTACCAGCATTGATCGTAGCCAGCGCGCCGATCTTTGCCCTCGGATTGGTCGCGGCCACTCCTGACAGTAGAGCAAAAGAGGTGCGGTACGAAAACATCTCAGTGCATTTCGCAACGAACGACTCAAAGAAAACGACGGATAGCCTCCAGACGACCGAGAAGAAAGGAACGGCTCCCGAGGCCGGATCCTCCAGCGAAGGGGCGCGACACGTGTATCTGAGCGACGTGATCCGCCGTATCGAAGCGGCAAAGCGTTATCCGCGGCGCGAACAGGCGGCCGGCATCGAGGATCGAGTCACCGTTAAGCTGCGCATTCAGGCCGACGGCTCTGTAAAAGAATGCTCTCTAACGGGCACAAGCTCATATGACGGTTTCAACAGCGAGGCGCTGGCCAGCATCCGCCGTGCCGGTCCGTTTCCTCCCTTTCCACCGGAATTCAAAGAGAGCGAAACCGTACTCTACGTGACGCTTGATTTCAGAATGCATTGA
- a CDS encoding HAD family hydrolase, with product MFSFRPLLRSLVGSGLLFGLLPSFFALFLAVTCSKSVEGFSAETNERLQEFFERHRHTQSRKVAVFDGDGTVFGQVPHYLADECLFQYAKQHPDRRPEIIERMKGLSNVSIPYVQMRVHYFAGQTPEFLRELGQECYERDYRGREYPQMKRLISLLQDEGFEVWIVTASPEVLYQGFLSEALGIPLTNVVGVKSIVREGCMSEEIVQPVPQDEGKLEAIATFVQARPLLVGGNSRGDREMIGFASDLHLIINPDEHVEAGETESVASVARQSGWLVERIEDRPAPGFPAVSREYGIRQNKEH from the coding sequence ATGTTCTCTTTCCGTCCCTTGCTGCGATCTCTGGTGGGTTCAGGTCTTCTGTTCGGCCTCCTGCCTTCCTTTTTCGCCCTCTTTCTCGCAGTCACCTGCTCGAAATCCGTCGAAGGTTTTTCGGCCGAAACAAACGAACGCCTGCAGGAGTTTTTCGAGCGTCATCGCCATACACAGAGCCGGAAGGTCGCCGTCTTTGACGGTGACGGCACCGTATTCGGTCAGGTACCTCATTACCTGGCCGATGAATGTCTGTTTCAATATGCGAAACAGCATCCTGATCGCCGGCCTGAAATCATCGAACGCATGAAAGGCCTCTCTAACGTCAGCATCCCCTATGTGCAGATGCGCGTGCACTACTTCGCCGGTCAAACTCCCGAGTTCTTGCGAGAGCTCGGTCAGGAATGTTACGAGCGTGACTATCGCGGTCGGGAGTATCCGCAGATGAAGCGGTTGATCTCTCTTCTGCAAGATGAAGGTTTCGAGGTGTGGATCGTTACAGCCTCGCCGGAGGTTCTCTATCAGGGATTTCTCAGTGAGGCGCTGGGCATCCCCCTTACAAACGTAGTCGGAGTGAAATCCATTGTGCGCGAAGGATGCATGAGCGAAGAGATCGTTCAACCTGTGCCGCAGGATGAAGGGAAACTCGAGGCCATCGCAACGTTTGTGCAGGCACGACCGTTGCTGGTGGGTGGGAATTCGCGCGGCGATCGCGAGATGATAGGCTTTGCATCCGATCTGCATCTCATTATTAATCCCGATGAGCACGTGGAGGCAGGCGAAACGGAAAGCGTGGCCAGCGTTGCCCGGCAAAGCGGATGGCTGGTGGAGCGTATCGAGGATCGTCCTGCGCCTGGCTTTCCTGCCGTCTCCCGTGAATACGGCATCCGGCAGAATAAAGAACACTGA
- a CDS encoding ExbD/TolR family protein, which produces MTPPRFELPIRQRAWVDIAPLVDLVFLLLIFFLVGSRFVKPQIELTLPEAATGQTQSKMTAVLSVTADGRVLLNEKEIPTDSLEAELPRRIKALEITELTLRADRDTPFHLFMKLMDGARKAGIPEFHIEHEVSR; this is translated from the coding sequence ATGACACCGCCACGATTTGAATTACCCATACGGCAGCGGGCCTGGGTCGATATCGCTCCGCTTGTTGATCTCGTTTTTCTGCTGCTCATCTTCTTTCTTGTCGGATCGCGCTTTGTGAAGCCGCAGATCGAACTTACGTTACCCGAAGCAGCAACCGGCCAGACGCAATCAAAGATGACGGCCGTGCTCAGCGTGACGGCTGACGGCCGCGTTCTGCTTAACGAGAAAGAGATTCCAACCGACAGCCTTGAGGCCGAGCTACCCCGTCGCATCAAGGCGCTTGAAATCACAGAGCTGACGTTGCGCGCCGATCGAGATACGCCCTTCCATCTATTTATGAAGCTGATGGACGGAGCGCGCAAAGCGGGAATTCCCGAATTCCATATCGAGCACGAGGTATCGCGATGA
- a CDS encoding HmuY family protein, with protein sequence MQVFLRFILVLNMTTSTVLRAALLVALVITGTASCRWDKPENALLRSLIEEQIDEAAGTGSCTTSAGGVLTTIAKAISTKEWTHCNMDLGILDTTGTSWDLRFRRYQVGTNSGASGSANGGACSTGLTDLNAVTSLGQFSSATAGECPNFVADTMQTSQDGESSSSTFPGSSVMIDWYSYNGTTHVLESKDIVYLIRQQNGTDIIAIQFTDYYSDAGTSGYPTFRWKRL encoded by the coding sequence ATGCAAGTTTTTTTGAGATTCATTCTCGTTCTCAATATGACAACCAGTACGGTCCTCCGAGCGGCCCTTCTTGTCGCACTCGTTATCACAGGAACAGCCAGCTGTCGTTGGGATAAACCGGAGAATGCTCTTCTGAGGTCTCTTATAGAAGAGCAGATCGACGAAGCAGCCGGTACAGGAAGCTGTACAACATCGGCCGGCGGAGTTCTCACTACCATTGCAAAGGCGATCTCTACGAAGGAGTGGACGCATTGCAACATGGACCTTGGCATTCTCGATACAACGGGCACGTCGTGGGATCTCAGATTTCGCCGGTATCAGGTCGGCACGAACAGCGGGGCGTCCGGTTCGGCTAACGGCGGCGCCTGTAGCACCGGGCTCACCGATCTCAATGCCGTAACGAGCCTCGGTCAGTTCTCTTCGGCGACGGCAGGAGAATGCCCGAACTTCGTCGCCGACACGATGCAGACATCGCAGGACGGCGAATCCTCTTCATCGACCTTTCCTGGATCGTCGGTCATGATCGACTGGTACAGCTACAATGGCACGACGCATGTTCTTGAATCGAAGGACATCGTTTACTTGATTCGTCAGCAGAACGGTACCGATATCATCGCCATCCAGTTTACGGATTATTATAGCGACGCCGGAACGTCTGGTTATCCGACTTTCCGATGGAAGAGGCTGTGA
- a CDS encoding DUF1564 family protein: MNEQTRMDREPYYRSRSTLLIPETLFRRFFWRSPYIKIGHWALASYLSGLMNDPQLEYKLSFLETTGKWKKQYQDEGQGLVRVNFYPDDRDWGRLAAISNATGYSRCYIFVYLMLIALGVVSLEDGGTSPAWVRGHWNPVVICSISVDAVTRELTRILQT; the protein is encoded by the coding sequence ATGAACGAACAAACTCGAATGGATCGGGAGCCCTATTACCGATCGCGATCCACGTTGCTTATTCCGGAAACTCTATTCAGGCGGTTCTTCTGGCGGAGTCCTTACATCAAAATAGGGCATTGGGCTCTTGCCTCCTATCTGAGCGGGCTAATGAATGACCCGCAGCTGGAATACAAACTGAGCTTCCTGGAGACAACGGGAAAGTGGAAGAAGCAGTATCAGGACGAAGGGCAGGGCCTGGTGCGGGTGAATTTTTACCCGGATGACCGGGATTGGGGGCGGCTGGCGGCGATTTCGAATGCGACTGGATACTCTCGCTGCTACATCTTCGTCTACCTTATGCTAATCGCATTGGGGGTGGTGTCCCTTGAAGATGGAGGAACTTCACCAGCTTGGGTGAGGGGGCACTGGAATCCTGTAGTGATTTGTTCCATTTCGGTCGATGCAGTCACGAGAGAACTCACGAGAATCCTACAAACATAG